A genomic segment from Geitlerinema sp. PCC 7407 encodes:
- a CDS encoding SRPBCC family protein: MPDWLEHSVQVEVDTPIDLVWDLWSDLEQMPRWMKWIESVKVLEDNPELSRWKLASGGFEFSWLSRILKVTPHQIIQWESVDGLPNRGAIRFYDRHNSSIVKLTVAYAIPGVLGKLMDNLFLGRIVESTIQADLERFRHYAMEAQAQSNAQDVE; this comes from the coding sequence ATGCCCGATTGGCTAGAACACAGCGTTCAAGTAGAAGTCGACACCCCCATTGATCTGGTGTGGGACCTCTGGTCTGACCTCGAGCAGATGCCCCGCTGGATGAAATGGATCGAGTCGGTCAAAGTGCTAGAAGACAACCCCGAGCTTTCGCGCTGGAAGCTCGCCTCTGGTGGGTTTGAGTTTAGCTGGCTCTCTCGCATCCTGAAAGTCACCCCCCACCAGATTATTCAGTGGGAGTCGGTGGACGGACTGCCCAATCGCGGGGCCATCCGCTTCTACGATCGCCACAACAGCAGCATCGTCAAACTGACGGTGGCCTACGCGATTCCCGGCGTTTTGGGCAAGCTGATGGACAACCTGTTCCTGGGCCGGATCGTCGAATCGACGATCCAGGCTGACCTAGAGCGCTTTCGCCACTACGCGATGGAGGCTCAAGCTCAGAGCAACGCTCAAGACGTCGAGTAG
- the hrcA gene encoding heat-inducible transcriptional repressor HrcA: protein MPASKDKSGSLNLTSRQQQVLWATVRHYISTAEPVGSKALVEEYDFSVSSATIRNAMGVLERAGLLYQPHTSAGRIPSDSGYRIYVDKLIQPSGGFALQVEQLLSQNLRREDWGFDHLLQRAAQILATLSGCIALITVPQTCLVYLRHLQLVSLNHRQVMLIIVTDAYATQSVVLDLPKASEEEAYDLDQLERDLQILSNFLNSKLRGRSLNELAAVDWSGLDREFGSYTDFLRLLLVELNRRTRPLPTQILISGISEVLRQPEFSELQQVQTILHLLEEEQEQLWPLMFEPTPLEDAFGKRVTVRIGSENPLEPMQSCTLISSVYRRGETTVGSVGVLGPTRMAYENAIAVVEAASDYLSDTLNS, encoded by the coding sequence ATGCCAGCGTCCAAAGATAAATCCGGGTCACTCAATCTCACGAGTCGACAGCAGCAAGTGTTGTGGGCGACGGTCCGCCACTACATCTCGACGGCAGAACCGGTCGGCTCCAAAGCGCTGGTGGAAGAGTATGACTTCAGCGTGAGCTCGGCCACCATCCGGAACGCCATGGGGGTTCTGGAGCGGGCCGGGTTGCTGTATCAGCCCCACACCTCGGCGGGGCGTATCCCCTCCGATTCGGGGTATCGGATTTATGTTGACAAGCTAATCCAGCCGTCGGGTGGCTTTGCGCTCCAGGTTGAGCAGCTTCTCAGCCAAAACCTGCGGCGCGAAGACTGGGGCTTTGACCATTTGCTTCAGCGGGCCGCCCAGATCTTGGCGACGCTCAGCGGATGCATTGCGCTGATCACGGTGCCCCAAACCTGCTTGGTGTACCTGCGTCATCTACAGCTGGTGTCGCTCAATCACCGCCAGGTGATGCTGATCATCGTGACCGATGCCTATGCGACGCAGTCGGTGGTGCTGGATTTGCCGAAGGCAAGCGAGGAAGAGGCGTACGACCTCGATCAGCTGGAGCGAGATTTGCAGATTCTGTCGAATTTCCTCAATAGCAAGCTGCGGGGGCGATCGCTCAATGAACTGGCGGCGGTGGACTGGAGTGGCCTCGATCGCGAATTTGGGTCCTACACCGACTTTCTGCGACTGCTCCTCGTTGAGCTAAATCGGCGGACCCGGCCTCTGCCAACCCAGATTTTGATCAGCGGCATTTCTGAGGTGCTCCGCCAGCCTGAGTTCTCGGAGCTGCAGCAGGTCCAGACGATTTTGCACCTGCTGGAAGAGGAACAAGAGCAGCTGTGGCCGCTGATGTTTGAGCCGACACCGCTGGAAGATGCCTTTGGCAAGCGGGTCACCGTGCGCATCGGTTCCGAAAATCCCTTGGAGCCGATGCAGTCCTGCACACTGATCTCTTCGGTCTACCGTCGCGGCGAGACGACGGTGGGCAGTGTAGGAGTGCTGGGGCCGACGCGGATGGCCTACGAAAATGCGATCGCTGTGGTTGAGGCTGCTTCGGATTACCTCTCAGACACTTTAAATTCATAA
- a CDS encoding DUF928 domain-containing protein, whose product MAPSLSLASEIGFKAPDDVGLPGRRVGGGTRGPACLQGRLPQLVALSPSNNVGYTSEAFPRFFWYMPTTKTKTAEFTLYSVGAQRQRKDVIYRATFGTSGTPGIASLKLPSGTTMPALEKGQYYTWTVSVICDSEDRERDIRVSGWVRYMPPEGDLADQLAAASESDRLKLYAENGYWFDLVAALAKMRADNPRDEAIAEQWSDLLRSQGLSRLANQRIISCCDSTQARRQSAGARN is encoded by the coding sequence ATGGCTCCGAGTCTATCCCTAGCCTCGGAAATTGGCTTTAAGGCTCCGGATGATGTGGGTCTTCCTGGGCGGCGGGTCGGTGGTGGTACCCGAGGTCCCGCATGTTTGCAAGGTCGACTGCCTCAGCTAGTGGCGCTGTCCCCTAGCAATAATGTTGGCTATACCAGCGAAGCGTTTCCGCGATTTTTCTGGTACATGCCCACGACCAAAACCAAAACGGCGGAGTTTACCCTTTATTCGGTCGGTGCGCAGCGTCAGCGCAAGGATGTCATTTATCGGGCGACTTTCGGAACCTCTGGAACGCCGGGAATTGCTAGCTTAAAGCTCCCCAGTGGGACAACGATGCCCGCTCTTGAAAAGGGGCAGTACTACACTTGGACGGTGTCGGTGATCTGTGATTCGGAGGATCGCGAACGCGATATTCGGGTGTCTGGCTGGGTGCGCTACATGCCGCCTGAGGGTGATCTAGCAGATCAGCTGGCGGCGGCGTCAGAGAGCGATCGCCTAAAGCTCTACGCCGAAAATGGCTACTGGTTCGATCTCGTGGCGGCTTTGGCCAAGATGCGCGCGGATAATCCTCGCGATGAGGCGATCGCCGAGCAGTGGTCAGACCTTCTGCGATCCCAAGGACTCAGCCGGCTTGCGAATCAGCGGATTATTTCCTGCTGTGATAGCACTCAGGCTCGGCGCCAGAGCGCCGGCGCTCGGAACTAG